Proteins encoded together in one Lysinibacter cavernae window:
- a CDS encoding OsmC family protein, whose translation MGNALGRDHQYAVTVEWQGNLGSGTSGYREYSREHTVFAEGKHPIEGSADKPFRGDPGRWNPEEMLLAALAQCHMMSYLHVAVESGVVVVEYTDAATGSMRLDGHGGGAFSEAVLHPVVTVKDAAMVDAALAAHRRARELCFIANSVNFPVHHVPVVQVEADLPD comes from the coding sequence ATGGGTAACGCGCTTGGTAGGGACCACCAGTACGCCGTCACTGTCGAATGGCAGGGAAACCTTGGCAGCGGCACGAGCGGCTACCGCGAGTACAGCCGCGAGCACACGGTGTTTGCCGAGGGAAAACATCCCATCGAGGGCTCCGCCGATAAGCCGTTCAGGGGTGATCCCGGTCGCTGGAACCCTGAGGAGATGCTGCTGGCTGCTCTCGCCCAGTGTCACATGATGTCCTACCTCCACGTCGCGGTTGAGTCTGGCGTTGTCGTTGTTGAATATACGGATGCAGCGACGGGCAGCATGCGACTCGACGGGCATGGGGGAGGCGCGTTCAGCGAGGCGGTCCTTCACCCCGTGGTGACGGTCAAAGACGCAGCGATGGTGGATGCCGCGCTTGCCGCGCACCGTCGGGCCAGAGAACTCTGCTTTATCGCGAACTCGGTCAACTTTCCTGTTCATCATGTTCCCGTTGTGCAGGTCGAAGCCGACCTTCCCGACTAG
- a CDS encoding TatD family hydrolase — protein sequence MSEAKPIRAREKTEGRDLTYPPLPEPLEVPVYDNHTHLEIEDGESGLDAYEQLDLAERVGVRGVVQVGTDLATSRWSAALAAKDPRVLAAVALHPNEAPRLAERGLLDEHLAGIDELGSQPRVRAVGETGLDFFRTGEDGRASQLESFEAHIEIAKRHGIALQIHDRDAHEAVVDTLLRVGAPERTVFHCYSGDEQLASICAEHGWFMSFAGTVTFKSATNLRSSLRVAPRSLIMVETDAPFLTPMPYRGRPNSAYLIPNTLRYMAMVLDADLNTLSEQIAYNTEQVYGSWDSK from the coding sequence ATGAGTGAAGCGAAACCCATTAGGGCCCGCGAAAAGACCGAGGGGCGCGATCTCACGTACCCACCACTGCCGGAACCGCTTGAGGTTCCGGTCTACGATAACCACACGCACCTCGAAATCGAGGATGGCGAGTCGGGGCTCGACGCGTACGAGCAGCTTGACCTTGCCGAGCGTGTTGGCGTCCGCGGTGTTGTGCAGGTTGGTACCGATCTTGCGACAAGCCGTTGGTCTGCGGCGCTTGCTGCCAAGGATCCGCGCGTGCTTGCCGCGGTAGCGCTGCACCCAAATGAGGCACCCCGCCTTGCGGAGCGTGGCCTGCTTGACGAGCATCTTGCCGGGATTGACGAGCTTGGTTCGCAGCCAAGGGTGCGCGCGGTAGGCGAGACAGGCCTCGACTTTTTCCGAACGGGTGAAGACGGCCGGGCGAGTCAGCTCGAATCGTTTGAGGCCCATATCGAAATCGCGAAGCGACACGGCATCGCGCTGCAAATTCACGACCGGGATGCCCACGAAGCGGTTGTTGACACGCTGCTTCGGGTTGGCGCTCCTGAGCGAACAGTGTTTCACTGCTATTCCGGCGACGAGCAACTTGCCTCGATCTGCGCCGAGCACGGCTGGTTCATGTCGTTCGCCGGAACCGTCACGTTTAAGAGCGCGACAAATTTGCGTTCGTCGCTGCGTGTAGCTCCTCGGTCGCTCATCATGGTTGAGACTGACGCTCCCTTCCTGACGCCTATGCCGTATCGTGGCCGACCAAACTCGGCATATCTCATCCCGAACACGCTTCGTTATATGGCGATGGTGCTTGACGCCGACCTCAATACGCTCAGCGAGCAGATCGCCTACAACACCGAGCAGGTCTACGGAAGCTGGGACAGCAAATGA
- the metG gene encoding methionine--tRNA ligase has product MSTGSSFFITTPIFYVNDVPHIGHAYTEVAADVLARWHRQSGDDTWLLTGTDEHGQKILRTATANGVTPKEWADKLVKEAWLPLLETIDVANDDFIRTTEDRHEKNVQKFLQTLYDAGHIYAGEFEALYCVGCEEFKPESEIVLGTGDFEGVKVCAIHSKPLELLQEKNYFFRMSDFQQRLLDLYEERPDFVQPSSARNEVIAFVQSGLKDLSISRSSFDWGIPIPWDNSHVTYVWFDALLNYVTAVGYGENDEEFNRRWPANHIVGKDILRFHAVIWPAMLMAAGLEVPKHVFGHGWLLVGGEKMSKSKLTGIAPNEITDTFGSDAFRYYFMRAVSFGQDGSFSWEDLHARYHAELANGFGNLASRVLAMNSRYYDGVTPAPGAVTDAEIEIQRIVAEAAKAADAAVESFHIHEALASIWTIVDALNGYITEQEPWVLAKSDETRERLGTVLYTATEGLRALAVLLSPVIPLATEKLWEALNAEAVLGSLASQNLRDAGTWGQLPPETPVSVLEALFPRIDADSTAATA; this is encoded by the coding sequence ATGTCCACCGGCTCGTCGTTCTTTATTACCACGCCCATTTTCTACGTTAATGACGTACCGCACATCGGTCATGCCTACACAGAGGTAGCTGCAGATGTGCTCGCTCGTTGGCACCGCCAGTCGGGTGATGACACCTGGCTGCTGACCGGAACCGATGAGCACGGTCAGAAGATCCTGCGCACGGCGACGGCAAATGGGGTCACCCCGAAGGAGTGGGCTGACAAGCTCGTCAAGGAAGCCTGGCTTCCGCTACTCGAAACCATCGACGTGGCAAACGATGATTTTATTCGCACCACGGAAGACCGCCACGAGAAGAACGTGCAGAAGTTCCTGCAGACGCTCTACGACGCCGGCCACATCTATGCCGGTGAGTTTGAGGCGCTGTACTGCGTTGGCTGCGAAGAGTTCAAGCCAGAGAGCGAAATTGTGCTTGGCACCGGCGACTTTGAGGGCGTCAAGGTGTGCGCTATCCACTCGAAGCCGCTTGAGCTGTTGCAGGAGAAGAACTACTTCTTCCGCATGAGCGACTTTCAGCAGCGTCTGCTCGACCTGTATGAGGAGCGTCCCGATTTTGTGCAGCCATCAAGTGCGCGCAACGAGGTTATTGCCTTCGTGCAGAGCGGTCTGAAAGACCTCTCCATCTCTCGTTCGAGCTTCGACTGGGGCATCCCGATTCCGTGGGACAACAGCCACGTCACCTACGTGTGGTTCGATGCGCTGCTCAACTACGTCACGGCCGTTGGCTATGGCGAGAACGACGAAGAGTTCAACCGTCGCTGGCCGGCAAACCACATCGTTGGCAAAGACATCCTTCGATTCCACGCCGTCATCTGGCCAGCCATGCTTATGGCAGCTGGCCTTGAGGTTCCGAAGCACGTGTTTGGTCACGGCTGGTTGCTTGTTGGCGGCGAGAAGATGTCGAAGTCGAAACTCACCGGTATTGCCCCGAACGAGATCACCGATACGTTTGGCTCTGACGCATTCCGTTACTACTTCATGCGTGCCGTGAGCTTTGGGCAGGACGGCTCGTTCAGCTGGGAAGATCTGCACGCTCGCTACCATGCTGAGCTCGCAAACGGCTTTGGCAACCTTGCCAGCCGCGTGCTCGCCATGAACTCGCGCTACTACGACGGCGTCACGCCTGCTCCGGGCGCGGTGACGGATGCCGAGATCGAGATCCAGCGCATCGTTGCCGAGGCCGCGAAGGCTGCGGATGCCGCTGTTGAGTCCTTCCACATTCACGAGGCGCTCGCCTCAATCTGGACCATCGTTGATGCCCTCAACGGGTACATCACCGAGCAGGAGCCGTGGGTGCTTGCCAAGAGCGACGAGACCCGCGAACGCCTCGGAACCGTGCTGTACACGGCAACCGAAGGGCTGCGCGCCCTTGCGGTATTGCTGTCGCCCGTCATCCCGTTGGCCACCGAGAAGCTGTGGGAGGCGCTGAACGCTGAAGCCGTGCTCGGCTCGCTGGCGAGCCAGAACCTTCGCGATGCCGGGACCTGGGGGCAGCTGCCGCCAGAGACTCCCGTGAGCGTGCTTGAGGCGCTGTTCCCGCGTATTGACGCTGATTCAACCGCTGCTACCGCGTAG
- a CDS encoding asparaginase: protein MNNETFSLSDAAQLAVVTRSGFVESRHAGSAVVLDADGEILRELGNPRALIYPRSCLKPLQALAVMTSGVQLLPELSVIAMASHSGTADHLALVQQILNLADLDASALQCPADIPADRAARSEVLREGLEPSPMFMNCSGKHAAMLLACVVNDWPIETYLEPTHPLQLHIKDTVQRFTGEKISVTGVDGCGAPVFAVTIVGLARATRRLITSSTTSPFPLHRLAAELYKNALAHGWILDGQGRPNTVVINELGVFAKFGAEGVMIMGAPNGTSVALKVLDGNLRAATVASLELLVETGALARGAVDRVLPQLGLAITGGSEVVGEVRATIS, encoded by the coding sequence ATGAATAACGAGACGTTTAGCCTGAGTGACGCCGCACAACTCGCAGTGGTAACCCGCAGCGGTTTTGTGGAGTCCCGCCACGCCGGATCAGCCGTGGTGTTAGATGCCGACGGAGAGATCCTCCGCGAGCTTGGCAACCCGCGAGCCCTCATTTACCCGCGCTCATGCCTCAAGCCGCTTCAGGCCCTTGCCGTCATGACCAGCGGCGTCCAGCTGCTCCCAGAGCTCTCCGTCATCGCGATGGCCAGCCACTCCGGCACAGCAGACCACCTCGCGCTCGTGCAGCAGATTCTCAACCTTGCCGACCTCGATGCCTCTGCGCTGCAGTGCCCTGCCGATATTCCCGCCGACCGTGCGGCACGCAGCGAGGTCCTTCGCGAGGGCCTTGAGCCAAGCCCAATGTTTATGAACTGCTCTGGCAAGCACGCTGCAATGCTGCTGGCCTGCGTGGTGAACGACTGGCCCATCGAGACCTACCTCGAGCCAACCCATCCGTTGCAGCTGCACATCAAAGACACCGTGCAGCGGTTCACCGGCGAAAAAATCTCGGTCACGGGCGTAGACGGATGCGGCGCGCCCGTCTTCGCGGTTACCATTGTTGGCCTCGCCCGCGCCACAAGGCGCCTCATCACGTCGTCGACAACATCGCCGTTCCCACTGCACCGCCTTGCCGCAGAGCTCTACAAAAACGCGCTCGCGCACGGCTGGATTCTTGACGGCCAAGGCCGCCCCAACACCGTCGTCATCAACGAGCTCGGCGTGTTTGCCAAGTTCGGCGCAGAAGGAGTGATGATTATGGGTGCACCAAATGGCACCTCAGTCGCACTCAAAGTTCTTGATGGCAATCTGCGCGCCGCCACCGTGGCATCCCTTGAGCTGCTTGTCGAAACCGGGGCGCTTGCCCGCGGGGCCGTCGACCGGGTGTTGCCCCAGCTTGGCCTTGCAATCACAGGTGGATCTGAAGTGGTTGGCGAAGTTCGCGCCACCATTTCCTAG
- a CDS encoding TM2 domain-containing protein, whose protein sequence is MSKHTVQSPLPGYEATGIQQGLPTQPQFGEPGYGVPTHGQQSAFYMYQSALPPKDIAIAYLLMIPSLVAICGLQHFYIGKIGRGILWLLTGGLFGIGTIVDLFTLRSQVKTINARRAVGIS, encoded by the coding sequence ATGTCGAAACACACAGTTCAGTCTCCCCTGCCCGGTTACGAGGCAACGGGCATCCAGCAGGGCCTGCCGACTCAGCCCCAGTTCGGCGAGCCAGGCTACGGGGTGCCAACGCACGGCCAACAGTCGGCGTTTTATATGTATCAGAGCGCGTTGCCGCCAAAGGATATCGCGATCGCGTACCTGCTCATGATTCCGTCGCTCGTCGCGATCTGCGGCCTGCAGCACTTCTACATTGGCAAAATTGGTAGGGGCATCTTGTGGCTGCTCACCGGTGGGCTCTTTGGCATCGGCACGATCGTTGACCTGTTCACGCTTCGTTCGCAGGTCAAGACGATCAACGCCCGAAGGGCCGTCGGCATCTCGTAG
- the rsmA gene encoding 16S rRNA (adenine(1518)-N(6)/adenine(1519)-N(6))-dimethyltransferase RsmA — translation MSDDEQELDPSVKLLGPAEVRDLAGLLNIVPTKKLGQNFVIDPNTVRRIVRVAGVRPGETVVEVGPGLGSLTFGLLEAGAAVVAVEIDGRLAAQLPETAKLMAPESSLTVIHQDALRITELPQAPARLVANLPYNVSVPVLLHFMEHFPTLLAGVVMVQAEVGYRIAATPGSKVYGAPSVKAEWYGSWRTHGQVSRQIFWPVPNVDSVLVGFDRREIPLGTEVERLATFALVDAGFQQRRKMLRQSLQPVLGDTTTASAIIESAGVDPQTRSEQLTVHDFLKIARAAETSADPQ, via the coding sequence ATGAGTGACGACGAGCAGGAGCTCGATCCAAGTGTGAAGTTGCTTGGACCGGCTGAGGTCCGTGATCTCGCTGGGCTCCTCAACATTGTGCCGACGAAGAAGCTTGGCCAGAACTTTGTTATTGACCCAAACACCGTCCGCCGAATCGTCCGCGTTGCGGGCGTGCGACCGGGGGAGACCGTCGTTGAGGTTGGGCCTGGGCTCGGCTCGCTCACGTTTGGGCTGCTCGAGGCGGGTGCTGCCGTGGTCGCTGTTGAGATTGATGGCAGGCTCGCTGCCCAACTGCCAGAGACCGCCAAGCTCATGGCGCCAGAGTCGTCGCTGACGGTCATCCATCAGGACGCCCTCCGCATCACGGAGCTGCCGCAGGCGCCAGCGCGCTTGGTCGCCAACCTGCCCTATAACGTTTCGGTGCCAGTGCTGCTGCATTTTATGGAGCACTTCCCAACGCTGCTCGCCGGCGTTGTTATGGTGCAGGCAGAGGTTGGCTATCGCATTGCGGCAACGCCCGGATCAAAGGTCTATGGCGCGCCCAGTGTGAAGGCCGAATGGTATGGCTCGTGGCGTACCCACGGCCAGGTAAGCAGGCAGATTTTCTGGCCTGTTCCCAACGTGGATTCGGTGCTTGTAGGCTTCGACCGTCGTGAGATTCCCCTGGGTACAGAGGTCGAGCGACTTGCGACATTTGCCCTCGTGGATGCCGGATTCCAGCAGCGCCGCAAAATGCTGCGCCAGTCGCTGCAGCCGGTGCTCGGCGACACGACAACGGCATCCGCGATTATTGAGTCGGCTGGCGTTGACCCGCAGACCCGAAGCGAGCAGCTCACCGTTCACGACTTTTTGAAGATTGCCCGCGCGGCCGAGACCTCGGCCGACCCACAGTAA
- a CDS encoding dihydrofolate reductase family protein — MGLIHIDLFTTLDGVAQAPGGPDEDTENDFAFGGWQAPLIDPVVGAQIWEGMQGMDALLLGRRTYDIFAAYWPNQQGDIADLFNRLPKYVASRHALNPAWARSSLLGENTVDAVHELKQRHDEVHVIGSLDFVQTLLAEKLFDRLTLWVHPIVLGEGKKIFEYGTVPTNLRLLEPVVASPKGSLLVRYERLDGTPAVGDMDVVDREH, encoded by the coding sequence ATGGGACTCATCCACATCGACCTCTTCACAACGCTCGACGGCGTCGCGCAGGCACCAGGCGGGCCAGACGAAGACACCGAGAATGACTTTGCCTTTGGCGGCTGGCAAGCGCCGCTGATCGATCCGGTGGTTGGGGCCCAAATCTGGGAAGGGATGCAGGGGATGGATGCGCTGCTGCTCGGCCGCCGCACCTACGACATCTTCGCCGCCTACTGGCCAAATCAGCAGGGCGATATTGCGGACCTGTTCAACCGACTCCCTAAGTACGTCGCATCGAGGCATGCGCTCAACCCCGCATGGGCCCGCTCATCGCTGCTTGGGGAGAACACCGTTGACGCCGTTCACGAGCTCAAACAGCGCCACGACGAGGTCCACGTGATTGGCAGCCTCGACTTTGTGCAAACGCTGCTCGCCGAGAAGCTCTTTGACCGGCTAACGCTCTGGGTGCATCCGATTGTGCTCGGTGAGGGAAAGAAAATCTTCGAGTACGGCACCGTTCCCACCAACCTGAGGCTTCTTGAGCCGGTGGTCGCCTCCCCGAAGGGGTCTCTGCTAGTCCGCTACGAGCGCCTTGACGGAACACCGGCGGTCGGCGATATGGATGTGGTCGATCGGGAACACTGA
- a CDS encoding PspC domain-containing protein, translating to MNTQDSNYGQQSPYTKPTPGAGFFNWVRSLNIVRSDDSWFGGVCAGVARKMQVETKWVRLFTAIGALFFGSAIVAYVVAWLVLPDERGNIHFENLLRG from the coding sequence ATGAACACGCAAGACTCAAACTACGGCCAACAGTCCCCCTACACCAAGCCAACCCCTGGCGCCGGTTTCTTCAACTGGGTCCGCTCGCTCAACATTGTCCGTAGCGACGACTCGTGGTTCGGCGGCGTGTGTGCCGGCGTTGCCCGCAAGATGCAGGTCGAGACCAAATGGGTTCGCCTCTTCACCGCAATTGGCGCGCTCTTCTTCGGCTCAGCGATCGTTGCCTACGTGGTTGCGTGGCTCGTGCTGCCTGACGAGCGTGGCAACATCCACTTCGAAAATCTGCTTCGCGGCTAG